The following nucleotide sequence is from Trifolium pratense cultivar HEN17-A07 linkage group LG2, ARS_RC_1.1, whole genome shotgun sequence.
TAATTGGAATTAGGAGTGTCTTAGATCTCTCAAATATCAAGGGCATTTCATAGGAACACAAACGGTAGATTGAGGAATTAATGGATAAAATACCGAATAAAgggaaataatttttatgattatgATATTTCTGGAAATGGAAAATACAATCAGTTGAATAAAATTCACACTGCCCAGAGTGTATGCTCCCTTAACCAACTTTCCCCCATCTCTAATTTCCCTCATTATGTGACTTCCAAGTGAGCCTTAGACAATTTAGGCCTACAAGTACATATAAGATAGTTATTAGAATTTGTGTTCTTTTTGTTCATAGGTAAGGTAACAACACATTCATTATATTCATAATCtaaatcagtttttaatttcTGTCATCTGATATCAGTGCCAGGTTGTGTTTACTTTCCCTCTCCCACCATAATAATAAAGCCTCTGTAAATATATGCGGGGACAGTATGTGTAATACCGTCATATAGAAATATACTATTGGGTGGAACTATCTAAGAATGTTTTAagtaaacttaattcatattcaGATTCAGAATATAAGGGTATAGGAATTCACAAGACCAAAAATCTGactaaaacattaaaatagaTTGATGTAATGAGCCTCTACAAAGAAATTGATTTTAGATACAACACATCAGTAGCATTTGGGTGTTTTATATTGTATTCAAATAAATTTGTCCAAGTGTTAAATGATGTCTGATActatttagtttttgtttttccatGTGAAACTTTCAGGTTGACACAGTGGCATATCACCTATCTGTTCTGAAGGAAATGTATCCTGATGGGGTTaatcttctctctctcttttctgGAATCGGTGGTGCGGAGGTAGCTCTCCATCGACTTGGCATCCCTCTGAAGACTGTGGTGTCAGTTGAAAAATCAGAAGTCAACAGGAACATTGTCAGAAGTTGGTGGGAGCAGACAAATCAAAAGGGGAATTTGATTGATATGGATGATGTGCAGCAACTGGATTCTGATCGTTTGGAGCAGCTGATGAGCATTTACGGTGGTTTTGATCTGATTGTTGGTGGCAGTCCGTGTAATAATTTGGCTGGAAGCAATAGGGTTAGCAGGAATGGACTCGAGGGCTCTGAGTCGTCTCTCTTCTATGACTACTTTAGGATTTTAGACTTGGTGAAAGCTATGGCACCAAGATTTAGATGAATTGTCTATAGGAATTTCGTTTTCAGGGTTTATATCCAAACATTTAGGATCTTCTACATTTCACTTTTCATCCCATTTTTGTTGTCAAACAAGGAAAGGCAAAAACAGtgtcaaataattatttttccttgACATTTCTTATTTCATGTTATATATTTGTGTGGCAAAAATGGGATATCCTCTAAGTACAGTTGCAAAGAGCCAGTACTACAAATgtaattgttgtttttattagaAGGAGCAAAAATGTGTTCTGCTCATGAACTAGCTACTATGGCTAGGAATGGAGGTTCCAAATCATGGGTGGGCTGCACCCTAGGCCCAATGGCAAAGGTTGTTTGTATTGAATCTTCTGCTTCGAATATTTCTAGGATggctaagaaaaaaaaatcaagattatTCAGAATAACATGTTGAACTTTTTGGTATCTATTTATTATGCAAATCATTTGGTAGAATTATATAACATGCAATATACTCTACTCTAAGCTTCACTTGGCACAAATAATAATACAtgacttatctttaaaaaagtACAACACGACCAAATATGTGTAGATGACACAAAATCATACTTATTACATGGTATGCAGCAATCAGTGATTTTGTGATAAAACTAGCATGAACTATATGATGCTTCAAACCAACCAAATCTTGGACTGACCGTGAATAACTATGAGTTCATGTATCGTTGATTAACAAGAGTTTCTTTTTTCGCTATGAGTTCATGTATCGTTGATTAACAAGAGTTTCTTTTTTCGCTCTGCCATTTCCTCAAACATCATCCGTTATTTCTGTACGAACGGTGTTTTTTCCTCACATTTCACATTTTTACTCATCTGTTATTTAAGTAGTGGATGAGTGAAAATTGGACACACGAAAAACTTGTAGGACATACAAAGAAACTCAATTAATTCCGAATAAAGATATTATATGTATTGATTTGAGAACACCCTATGACAATAATTCATAGTCAACCTAACATGTGCCCGTCAGTCTTTGCCTCCCCACACCCAAAACTGAGTTATTAGGAggaggataaattttatttctgacAACTTACAATGCTTATAATCATAGTGTGTGTTATGAAAAACTTTTTTACAATAACTGTTGTATTAGAAACTTTTTTATACTAGATATAGagtttagaatttaattttctttgacAATAAATAGAGTTTAAAATAAGAGAGCAAGATATGAGAAATACATATCAGATTTGATATACCGGTTAGAATAAGATAAAAAGAATTATAAGCTAAAGAaatgttttctctttttttttttcttcttagtaGAAGAAATGTTTTCTCTCTTTATTCATTAGTTTGGTTGAATAGAGATTGAGAAGATTAAAGTGTTGATGTTTATGAAATGACAAAAATGTATTTAACCTAAACCCCAATAAACAATTCTTTCAATCTTTTCTTGGACTAATAATTCACGGTAtcacattctttttttttcttttttttttctttctgaaaacTTGGTATTCGGTCTTAaaaccgactaatccaaggggaccaatcccaccacCCATTTgcggggccccatttaaagccagactTTTTAGctttgtatggacttagcccaccaaaATTGGCACCAGGGTGAATCGAATCTGAGACCTTGaaaggagcatactccaaggacccaaacCAACACTACTAGATCAACTACAAGTGGATTCACATTATCACATTCTACCATTAAGAAACACTAGCATATCAATACACATTCAATTTCATAATAACATCAACTTCAAATCCACCATCACCCAAATCAAACACTCTTCCACATATCTAACCTAAAAAGTCGTACTTTATACTATGCAGAGATTTTACTTAAAACCATGATGAAGCTAAATATGATAATGCATCATCTAAAGATGCCCAAGAATACATTTTGTTACCAAATTGGATTTCTCGataattttcatttatattgGAAATGTTTTCCTAATTATAATCTAGTTAATCATTTGTAGCCTTAATTGCACTGGTGGAACTCTTGATCCAAGAAAGGTTAAGGGGGGTAAACATTGGTTTGTCTTCAAAGTCAAGATGATTGTCACTTTCTTTGTAGAGCTCAACTTTTATAATTTGACCCTAAATCGTCGTACTTTATACTATGCAAATGCAatagaacttttttttttctttctgggcaatataaaaaaaaggatttttttttggtacataaagaGCGCAAAGCCCTGCAATAGcactttttaaaattatatctattagtataattaaattaagtaaattatatcttttttaaattatatcaCATTTATAAACTTTCAAAATACCGTTATTGACTTTCAAAAAATCGTTaccaaattaattataaactaAGTAATCAATTTTTTCCgttgaaaaatttaattgtagTATTGCGTATTCAAGGCACCGCCATGTAAAGTGAGAGaaggcgtgattttttttttttttttttataaatgaagaCGTGAATGTTGAATACTGACATCGGAGGAAACATATAATTAGACTTAATTTCTTTGCAAACGTGAAAATAAATAGATTTGACAGGACAAACGACTTTTAGACCTCATGTCATATATTCAAACACCATAAACACACATTTTACGCTCTTGAACGCACAAGGCACAACTAACCAAACACTTTtcacaaaattttttttttttcacaaaacttATAGTATTGGAACATGAATCATCTCTAATACATTATTATTTACTAAAGAAGACTATCTAATTTACATCTTATTCTTTCAATTGATATTAACCACACATAAGAATACTAAATTAATAGATATagtttaacataaaaaaatttacaatagaAAGGTCTTTTCTAATAGTTAGGTCATGACTCAAAATGATGACCAACTCCAAAGAACAAAAAAGATCTTTCTAAACCCTTAAAACTATACACTAGTGGACCTTATACCTTAGCATTTTCATGgcaaaaaatacttattttgggAGAACTAATTGAGCTTTAAGACAAATAAATTAACCATGGTCCAATTTCAAAAgtagtaaaaagtaaaaaccaaCCATAGTATAAGaatataataacaataataaaaataaataaagaaaatatctcaatttttcttattactataaataaataacattcaTTCATTTCCAACTTCTTCTTGTTGCtcctctcttttctctctctctcttccacCCACCCATTTTCTAGAGAGAGAAACAAACTTAACTTATAGAGAGAGAAACAGAAGCTCCGAAACCGCGTTATTCACTTCTACTTCTCGCTCTTCAACCGGTATACAACGAGATTCGATCTCGATTTTGCTTTTGCTTTTTCGTTAATTGATTCGTGTGCTTGTTTTGTTGATTTCGTGCATTGGTTGATTTTGCTGTTTCGAAATCAACTATTAGGGTTTCGTATGGTTTGATTCTTAGGGCTTTGATTTTCGAATTAGGTTTGTGTTGCATGTGTTGATTATTATTACTTGTGTGCTAGATTTAGGTTTTCTGAATGCGATTTTTTGTATGCTTGGAAATggcttttgttgttgttgttgatgtagTTGAAGTTATGACGTTATGTGTATACGTTTGAACTTGTTCTTTGCTCAGATTTgcgagtaatttttttttttttttaactttttaggtTAGATATGTGGAAGAGTGTTTGATTTAGGGTATGAAATTGAATGTGTTAAGTTGAGGATGTAGATTTTGATACACGTAGGTAATTTGGAAATTGAATGTGTTATATAGTATTGATATGCTAGTGTTTCTTAATGGTGGAAATATGAAACTGTGAATTATTAGTTCATTATtaggttttgattttgatttttagttgTTTTAGGTGGTGGTGTTAGGGTTTTATTGTTGCTGTTATTATTAGATTTTAACTGTGAATCATTTTTAATTGctcttttcaaaaaataatttttaattgctttttaatttttaactgtgaataataataataacttataattaattttttatgtagcTGTTTTGTGGTGGTGTTACTGTTAGGGTTGTATTGTTGGTGTTATTATTAAATGATGATGATTAACTTTAATGCGTTAACTTTAGGATGTAGATTTTGATAAGCGTGGGTGTTTTGGTATGCCAGTGTTTCTTCGTGGTGAATTTGTGAATCATCAGTTCATGATTGCTaggattttaattatttttgaagtGGGTTATTACTGATTTGTTATATTGTTATTTTGTGGTGTTTAGGATTGTGTTTTTGGTTCCCTTGTTTGCTATGGCTGCTACAGCAACTGCCTCAGTGGGTCCCCGGTATGCACCACCTGATCCCACACTTCCTAAACCATGGAAGGGTCTTGTGGATGGCAAGACTGGCTATCTTTACTTTTGGAATCCTGAGACTAATATCACTCAGTATGAGAGGCCTTCGAGCTCCGCTGCCCCACCGAAGTCTTCTTCAGTCCCTAACTCTTCTGTCCAGGTTCAGCAATCATCTCAAGGACGTGGTCGTAGTCCTGATTTCAGTGATAGGTATGATAGGAATGGAAATGGTGGGTCAAATGAAGGTGGATCCAGGAACCATCAGGTTTGTGCTTGGCTCTcgtgttatatttttatgtattgtTATATTACACCTGACATAGTGTAAGACATGTGAAGAATTTTTTGACAAGTAACGCTATGAAGTATTCTACTAACTGGTGATGGTCTATGCAGTTtcaattaattgattattttaaCATAACAATGACGAAGAATGAGAGTAACTTCGTCTCTGTGTAAAAATCAGCTGTACATTTCGCTTAATTCTAGTTTGTCTGGTGgacttattttatttgtttttgttttctatcaGAGTTCCAAAGGTGCCACCTCTCAAGATAATGTTGCAAATGGAAATGTTAGTTCTATCAAAGCTCATGTGGCACCAGATACAGGACCTGCATTATCTCCAGAGGCTTATAGACGTCGTCATGAGATCACTGTTACGGTGAGTACAtattatgtattatatatatatatatatatatatatatatatacatacattatTGTTAGTAAGGACGTAAATAAAcatcaaaattatttcattACATGTTCTAAGAACATTTTGAAGAACATGTCCAGATAATTACTTACTATCTCTGCATTTGTGCTGTGCTCCAATCACATGACTGACTTAGttgagtgtttgtaatttttctaGGGAGATAATGTTCCTGCTCCCGTGACATCATTTGCATCCTCTGGCTTTCCATCTGAGATTCTTAGAGAGGTATAAGcttctattatttattttttttgtccttttcaTCTATTTGTAGTAGTGGCAGTTAGGAGGTTACACAAGTTTCTGTAGGTATCTGATCCAAATGTTTCTTTTGCAAAACTGATTCCTGAAGCTCTAATCTCAAGTTTCGGGCTCATGATAATTTTTTGCCATCTTACTTTTTGGTCGTAGGTGCGATGTTTGCTCCTGTGGTGGAGCTAATGTCGTACGGTGTGGTGCCCTCTTTCGTGGGGCTAGCATTTAGTTTGGACTTTGGAGCGCCCTTTATGGTGGACCAAGTTTTTGGAAGGGCTTTCCGAATCATCCATGTTCGTGGCTGGGACTGCTGTTGGTCATGATTCAGTCTGCCACTTGGTCCGTACGGAAGAAGAGGCCTCCTTATGTGCTAGCTTGCATCAGCAAGCATTGGTGACTTGCATATGGGGGATAGCACTTCTTCCGCCATTAAACCTAAAATCTATAAGTACCAAAGAAAACCAATCTGCTGGATTTTCCTTTTTTAGGTACAAAATGCTGGGTTCTCAGCCCCAACTCCAATTCAGGCACAATCATGGCCCATTGCCCTTCAAAGTAAAGATATAGTTGCCATTGCTAAAACAGGTTCAGGAAAAACCTTGGGGTATTTGCTTCCAGCATTTATTCATCTCAAGCGTACTAATAATAACGCCAAAATGGGCCCCACTGTTTTGGTACTTTCACCAACAAGGGAGTTGGCAACACAGATTCAAGATGAAGCTGTGAAGTTTAGTAAAACATCAAGAATTGCCTGCACTGTAAGTACTAttctctttttttgtttttgtattgctTTCACGCATTAATATGGACATCATGGTTTATTAATGTTGCTTtcatgtttattaatttttcaccAGTGCTTGTATGGAGGAGCACCAAAGGGTCCTCAATTGAGAGATATTGACCGTGGAGCAGATATTGTGGTAGCCACTCCTGGTCGCCTGAATGATATTCTTGAGATGAGGAGAATCACGCTTCACCAGGTCTCTTACCTAGTGCTAGATGAGGCAGACCGGATGCTGGACATGGGTTTTGAACCTCAAATTAGGAAGATTGTGAATGAGGTGCCCGCTCGCAGGCAAACTCTCATGTTTACTGCAACATGGCCTAAGGAGGTTAGGAGAATTGCAGCTGATCTGCTGGTCAATCCTGTCCAAGTGAACATTGGCAATGTAGACGAGCTTGTTGCTAACAAATCCATCACTCAGGTTTGATATTTACTACTGAATATTGATATATTTTGCTGCAATGCCACTTTAGCTTTTATGGTTGAAAGCCCTCTTCGATAAATGCCATTTTTTCTTTAGTGCACTGGTGTCGGTGGATTTTGTTAACAGTAAGTTTAATCTGTGTTTTAATGTTACTATTAACAGCATATTGAAGTTTTGGCACATATGGAGAAACAGAGACGACTGGAAAGTATTTTGCGGTCACAGGATCAAGgatcaaagataattattttttgttctacCAAGAAAATGTGTGATCAACTTGCTCGTAATCTTACACGCCAGTTTGGAGCTGCTGCTATACATGGGGATAAATCCCAAGCTGATAGGGATCATGTGTTGAATCAGTTTCGAAGTGGAAGGACTCCTGTGCTTGTAGCCACAGATGTTGCAGCTCGTGGACTGGATGTGAAAGACATTAGGTTGTTAACCATTTCTGTtatataaaatcttttttattcttttgatgTCAATATGTTATTGACGGAGTTAGTGTACGGTACACATCAAACTAGTTTTCTCATATTTCTGTTAAATTGatgcaacttttttttatcttgGAATAGTGACCATAACATTTAGAATATGACCATAAATTTTTGCAGAGTGgttgtcaactatgacttcccTACAGGAGTGGAGGATTATGTTCATAGGATTGGAAGGACTGGTAGGGCTGGAGCCACTGGTATAGCTTACACTTTCTTTGGGGACCAGGATGCTAAACATGCTTCAGATCTCATAAAAATCTTAGAGGGTGCAAACCAGAAAGTCCCTGCAGAACTTCGTGAGTTGTCATCCCGGGGTGGTGGTGGGTTTAGCAGGTCCAAATATCGTTCTGGTGGTCGTGGTGATTCTGGATTTGGTGCAAAGAGTTATGACTCTGGGTATGGTGGAAGGAGTAATGATGCAGGATATGGTGGAAGAGGTAGTGATTCAAATTATGGTGGAAGGGGTGGATATGGGTCTTCTGCTGCTTTTGGAAGAGGTGGAGGCCGTGGATTTGACTATGACTCACAGAGGTTAGCTTGAAtattagttatatttttatttctttgatgAAATTTAATGTCAAGTTTTTACATAACCTGAGGATTTGAGTTTTGTAATAGGgtttttatacatatttttaaGTGATAGTCACAAAACTGTATGTCCTGTGGCATAGGAATGAAAGAGATCGAAGCCCTGAGAGAGGATCTAGCTGGAGTGATCGCTTCAAAACTGTCAATCGCGAACGCAGCCGCAGTCCTGCCAAGGCTGCACCATCTCAAAATGGCCCAGTCAGCTTTCACCAAGCAATGATGCAACGCAGTGGAGGAGGTGGCGATCGTAACAAGAGCTTTAACCGGGAGCGAAGTCGCAGTCCGGCAGGCCGTGAACGATCCCCTTCTTCCCCTGGTGGCGGTAGGTCCAACAACAGTCCAAAGAAAGGGTGGGGAGGATCTTCAGGTGATGGAAGAAACGGTGGTTCTCATTCATACAATGGAGAAATGGAGGAAGGGATGATTCCTGATGAAGAAGGAATGATTGGTCATGATGATTCTACATATCAAAGTGCAAATTAGAATTTTGGGTATTCCTACTTTGACCGTATATGTTAAGGTAATTTTGGTCCACTTTCAGTTGTTGAAGTGTATTGCTACATGGACACATGCAATATAGGATCTGGAAGTGGAATTAATGGCAAATGTATATTTTGAGAGGCTGAGTAAAAGCCTGATGGGTGAAGAACCTAGTAACAAATATGTTAATGGTTTAATTGGTTTTATGATATTTTGGTAAAAGTTTAGTTTATATCCAGGTTCATTAGTCTACTTAGCCAAGCTAGAAATTATTTAAGCCACTATGGAATGTTGCACCCATCGGTTACTAATCGAGCTGCAGCATAGTTTTTGGTTTAAAAAGTGGCGAACAAAAGCAATGCTTTGTTATTTTGATTTACAACATATCAATGTTGTGTTTGTAATATGCTTGAACTGTGTTTGGACATTTTTATTACAGAAATCCTTCATTATATTGACTGGATGGAGAAACTTGAATGAATCTTCTCCATTTGTAGTACTGTTTTCGTTATTTTTCTTCCctaagtagtttagtggctataCTTATACACTTGGGTGTGAAGAGGTGGTGACTCCTAGGTTGTATTTGCTCTTGTTATTGTGGATCAATGTCTCACCACTcattaaacaaaatttaataacaaGTCTTTTTTACTAGTTGATGAATCATTCCTTAGCAAGATCAAATTGACTCGCTCTATCTTACACTCACATACCcaattaatttgttaaatatttatGTTCCACCTCTCTGACATGATCTTGTATATGTATATTTGTGTTAGTTAAAGTGTGTTAGCAATACAATTTTTAACATAGAttagattaaaattaaaataaattatgctaagtaaaataaaagatataaacATTCAATTCATTCATTGGTCTCAAATGTGTGAGAACactacaaatatataaatatataagatGCTTTCTCTCCTGACCCTCCGTGATTATTTTATAtccccaatatttcaattttgtttttacctaaaaattcggttcgcagaaactgTATTTTTTTGAGTGCAAATTCGgagtaaattttggtttttagaaatcgaaatttgtttttaaggcaaaaaaatatttttgtttttacaaatcgaagttttttcaagggtaaaattggaaatttaagggtataaaagaaacacgggtcgggagagaaaacaccAATATATAATAAACTATAGGCATAGAGCCCATTTAACAACCCAAATAAAAGACCagtaataatataattaactactacctaattatttaattaattcctACTTTATCTATTGTTGAATaaagtacatatatatatatatatatatatattgttgaataataataaagaaaagggCAGAACATAACAATCCCCAGCAGGGGCGGATCCAGCGTATGGTGAGGGTGTGCACCTGCACACcctgaaatttgaaaatttccacCGATACCCCTATGTTTTCTAATTTTGACCACcctgaatttatttttttgcaccCTGGACCCATGACACCTAAAGTCTGAAGACCACGCTCATAATACACTTTCACACTTCTCTCTAAAATTGTTTTCTCTCGTCTCTCTCAACCGCATCCCTCAATCAACGACCACTAAATATCAACCAGCCCTCATGATTCGACCTTTGTGTTTAagaattaattatatgttttgttCACTTCATCTAAAATAATCACTTCATATTATTGaacatctttctttctttttatgttttgttcttTGTTACTGTTACTTTTATCCGAGTTCCTTATTCGTTTGAGTTCTTATTTTCTATTGTTTATCCATTGTTTATCCGAGTTCCGTCATGACGATTGTGAAAACTAGATTACGCAAATCGAATGGGGGACAAATGGATGAATGATTGTCTGGTGACTTATATTGAAAGCGATGTGTTGGAGCAAATTGATGATGAGCCGATTATTCAACGATTTCAGAACATGGATTCGCGTAAAGGACACTTATAAAGAATGTATGTAGTTGTTTTTGATACATTATAAATTGAGTACAATGTAATTTTTTGAGTATATgacttttatatatatgattatacttatttggcaaaaaatatattttgcacCCACTGATCCAGggtcctggatccgccactgaTCCCCAGCATCAAGCAACGCAAATCTGCAACCATGAGAAATGCAACCATGAGTTTCTGACATTAAGATCAAGCAACACAAATCtgcaaattatatattttgtttaatcTAAAGGCTTAAAATAATCCCTTAAACTAATTAATGTGTTGAAAtattgtgtgatttttttttcctcaaatagTAGTATTTTGCAAGTGTAACAGTTTTTCAACATCAGAGAAGGGAGAAAGAAGAATTTGAAATCAAGATCTTACTTATAAGCCACTATGTTTAATCCAGTGGTGAAGGGTTTGAGTAGTACGCTTTAGGTccgggttcgatccccagctcattgtaaaccaaaaaaattcaagatcttacttatgtattttcttttttgaatggTAGAAAACAGTTTTGCAAGTGAATCCTCAGAAATTTTTAGTATAACATCATTGTATATTGTATATCATTAGGTTCCGACCCTTTTGCTTGGAACACCGGTAACAATTTATAAGAAAGCCATGAACAACTTATAAGATTTATACCAAATGTGAGACAAATAACGGAGAAACAAATGAAGAAGAGAAATTAACGTAGAAGAACTAACgtgttagataataattataactaaattttaaaataaatttaaaacttttacAGAAATAGTGATCCGGCCGCCGGCCACCTGCATCATCTTCTTAATAAATCTCCATGTTGTGGGTTCGAAATTGGCCtacaaccaatttttttttgtatctggTGCTATTTTAACACCAAAAATTCAAGTTTTAAACATAGAAtcataaaaaaactataagaaaaaaactacggtaataaatttttaaataagaaatagatcttaaaaattcaaaacattaGATACtctatatgttatttttttaaccaCAACCATTagattataattatatatggttacaaaaaaataataataataataataagattacatattctatattttttttcttccaacaattagatttttttatttatttatttttttgtagcaATTATAAACCCTATTATCATCACTTGAATTAGAACAAACTATAGAATCGTGAACAACACTGATCCTTCCATCTACTTCACAATACAAGCGTTACAACAAAAACCCTTTGATTGATTATTGCATCGGTTTCAAACTAAAggtgttataataataatacatatatatatacgaATAACAAAAACTATAGTACATAGAAACAATGGCGGGAATAGCTATACTTGTAGATCTATGGAGGAAAAATCATAACTCTGCATCACATGCTTTTCAATGTTCTC
It contains:
- the LOC123906612 gene encoding DEAD-box ATP-dependent RNA helicase 46 → MAATATASVGPRYAPPDPTLPKPWKGLVDGKTGYLYFWNPETNITQYERPSSSAAPPKSSSVPNSSVQVQQSSQGRGRSPDFSDRYDRNGNGGSNEGGSRNHQSSKGATSQDNVANGNVSSIKAHVAPDTGPALSPEAYRRRHEITVTGDNVPAPVTSFASSGFPSEILREVQNAGFSAPTPIQAQSWPIALQSKDIVAIAKTGSGKTLGYLLPAFIHLKRTNNNAKMGPTVLVLSPTRELATQIQDEAVKFSKTSRIACTCLYGGAPKGPQLRDIDRGADIVVATPGRLNDILEMRRITLHQVSYLVLDEADRMLDMGFEPQIRKIVNEVPARRQTLMFTATWPKEVRRIAADLLVNPVQVNIGNVDELVANKSITQHIEVLAHMEKQRRLESILRSQDQGSKIIIFCSTKKMCDQLARNLTRQFGAAAIHGDKSQADRDHVLNQFRSGRTPVLVATDVAARGLDVKDIRVVVNYDFPTGVEDYVHRIGRTGRAGATGIAYTFFGDQDAKHASDLIKILEGANQKVPAELRELSSRGGGGFSRSKYRSGGRGDSGFGAKSYDSGYGGRSNDAGYGGRGSDSNYGGRGGYGSSAAFGRGGGRGFDYDSQRNERDRSPERGSSWSDRFKTVNRERSRSPAKAAPSQNGPVSFHQAMMQRSGGGGDRNKSFNRERSRSPAGRERSPSSPGGGRSNNSPKKGWGGSSGDGRNGGSHSYNGEMEEGMIPDEEGMIGHDDSTYQSAN